The Amycolatopsis coloradensis sequence CGCGGGGCCGATGCCGTCACCGAGATCCCGTTCGGTCGTCGGGCAGAAGCAGGCACGGCTACCGGCCTCGCCGAGCCACTGGATATCGCCCGGCGTCAGGTGCGTCGCGTGCACCGCCGTGAGCCGCTCGCTGAGCACGCCGTTGTCCCAGAGCAGCCCCGTCGGAGTCCAGTGATAGGCCGCCATGCACTGCTCGTTCTCGGCCCGCTGCTCCGAAAGATGGATGTGCAGCGGCCGATCCGCGGGTGTCCCGTTGTCCACTTCGGACAGTTGATCTTCGGGGACGGCACGCACGGAATGGATCGCGCCGCCAACCCGGAACGTCTCATCCTCCCGCAATTCGCCGGCTCGTTGCGCCCACTTCGAGGCTGTCCCGTCGGAGAACCGCTGCTGCACCTCGTCGGGTTCCACCCCGATACCGCCCGCGAGGTAGCACGTGTCGAGCAACGTCAGCCGGATTCCGGCGTCCCTGGCGGCCTGCCGCAGCGCCTCACCCATCGCGTTCGGCTCTACGTAAGGCTTTCCACCCGGCGCGTGGTGCAGGTAGTGGAACTCGCCGACGCTTGTGTACCCGGCCAGCACCATCTCCGCGTAAACGCCGCGCGCCAGGCGGTAGTACGAATCCGGGTCGAGCCGTGACGCGAGCGAGTACATCCGCTCGCGCCACGTCCAGAAGGTTCCGCGATCGTGGTGCGTCCGGCCGCGCAGCGCACGGTGGAACGCGTGCGAATGCCCGTTGGCGAACCCCGGCAAAGTGAGTCCATTGAGGACAGTTCCTTCGCGAGGCGCTTTCGCCGTCACCGAAGTGATCTCGCCGCCGTCGATCTCGATCCGGACGGCATCGGCGATCCCGTCCGGCAGCCAGGCACGTTCACACCAATATGTCGTCATGTCGACAGTTTCTCCAGGACGTCCGCGAGCGCGCGAGCCCCGTGGTCGACGTCCTCCGCCTCGGAGAACTCCTCCGGCGAATGGCTGATGCCGGTGGGGTTGCGCACGTAGAGCATCCCGGACGGGACGAACCCGGCGAGGATCGCCGCGTCGTGCCCGGCGCCGGTCGGCAGTTCCGGCGGCCCGCCCAGCCAGGTGCCCAGGTCACGGCGCAACGCGTCGTCGAAGATCACGTCGTCCGAGTACGACTCCCTGCTGACCTCGACGCGGCAGCCTTCCTGCCCTGCCGCGTCTTCGGCCAGCTTCGCGATCTCGGCGACCAGCTCGGGCGTGTCCGCACCCGGCACCCGCGCGTCCAGCCACAAGTCCACAGTGGACGCGATGACGTTGGTCCCGCCGGGAGTGGGCACGAGCCTGCCGACGGTCGCCCTCGCGTCGGCGGTGGCCTTCGCCAGTTTCCGCACGGCGAGCACGGTCTCGGCCGCCGGGATCATCGGGTCGCGACGATCGCCGATCAGCGTCGCGCCGGCGTGGTTTCCCTGTCCCTGGAAGGAGAATCGCCATCGGCCGTGCGCGATCACCGTATTGCCGACGGCGACCGGCGAGCCGAGGTCGATCAGCCCGCGTCCCTGCTCCACGTGCAGTTCCAGGAACCGCCCGATCAGCCCGAGCCGCTCGGGGTCCCGGCCGACCCGCTCGGGATCGAGGCCGGATTTCGCCGCCGCTTCGGCGAACGTGACACCGTCCGGGTCGCGCAGGCTCCGCGCCTTGTCCGCGTCGATGGTCCCGGTCAGCAGCCGCGAACCGAGGCACGGCACGCCGAATCGACCACCTTCCTCCTCGGCGAAGACCACGACGGCGAACGGCTTCGCCGGACGAAATCCTTTGGCCTGCAAGATCTCCACCGCGTCGAGCGCGCTCGCGACGCCGAGCGGGCCGTCGAACGCGCCGCCGCCGGGCACCGAGTCGAGATGGCTCCCGGTGACGACCGCGTCCGGGCCTGGTGTTCCCCACCAGGCCCAGATGTTGCCGTTGCGGTCGGTCTCGACACCCAGGCCCAGCCGCCCGGCGCGCTCGACGAACCACGCGCGCAGCTCGGTTTCGGCCGCGTCGAAGGCGTGGCGGGAGTAGCCGCCCCGCTTCGGGTCGCGGCCGACGTCCGAAATCTCCTCCAGCAGCGAGGACGCGGTCACTCGGCGTCCCGCATCGGCACGCGCACGCCGCGCTCGTCGGCGACTTCGGCGGCGCGGTCGTACCCGGCGTCGACGTGCCGGATGACGCCCATGCCCGGGTCGTTGGTGAGCACACGTTCGAGTTTCTGCGCGGCCAGCTGGGTTCCGTCGGCCACACTGACCTGGCCCGCGTGGATGGACCGGCCCATACCGACGCCGCCGCCGTGGTGGATCGACACCCAGCTGGCGCCCGACGAGGTGTTGACCAGCGCGTTCAGCAGCGGCCAGTCGGCGATCGCGTCGGAACCGTCGGCCATGCCCTCGGTCTCGCGGTACGGCGAGGCGACGCTGCCCGAGTCGAGGTGATCGCGGCCGATGACGACCGGCGCCTTCAGCTCACCGCTGGCGACCATCTCGTTGAACCGCAGGCCCGCGAGGTGCCGCTCGCCGTAGCCGAGCCAGCAGATCCGCGACGGAAGGCCCTGGAACGCGACGCGTTCACCGGCCAGCCGGATCCAGCGCGCGAGGGATTCGTTCTCCGGGAACAGTTCCAGCATCGCGCGGTCGGTCGCCGCGATGTCCTCGGGGTCACCGGACAGGGCCGCCCAGCGGAACGGGCCGTTGCCCTCGCAGAACAGCGGGCGGATGTAGGCGGGCACGAACCCCGGGAAGTCGAAGGCCCGTTCGCAGCCGCCGAGTTTCGCCTCGCCGCGCAGGGAGTTGCCGTAGTCGAAGACCTCGGCGCCCTTGTCGAGGAAGCCGAGCATCGCCTCGACGTGCTCTGCCATCGATTCACGGGCGCGCTCGGTGAACTCGTCGGGCTTCTTGTCCGCGTAGTCCTGCCACTCGTCGACGCCGACGCCCTTGGGCAGATAGGAAAGCGGGTCGTGCGCGGAGGTCTGGTCGG is a genomic window containing:
- the hutU gene encoding urocanate hydratase: MTRTVRAARGTTLTAKNWQTEAALRMFHNNLDPEVAERPEDLVVYGGTGKAARNWASFDAITRELTGLEPDETLLVQSGKPVGVFRTHEWAPRVLIANSNLVGDWATWPEFRRLEAQGLTMYGQMTAGSWIYIGTQGILQGTYETFAAVAKKRFGGSLKGTLTVTAGLGGMGGAQPLAVTMNDGVALVIECDPQRAHRRVETRYLDEVADDLDDAIRRVEAAKKEKRALSVGVVGNAAEVLPELLRRGVEVDIVTDQTSAHDPLSYLPKGVGVDEWQDYADKKPDEFTERARESMAEHVEAMLGFLDKGAEVFDYGNSLRGEAKLGGCERAFDFPGFVPAYIRPLFCEGNGPFRWAALSGDPEDIAATDRAMLELFPENESLARWIRLAGERVAFQGLPSRICWLGYGERHLAGLRFNEMVASGELKAPVVIGRDHLDSGSVASPYRETEGMADGSDAIADWPLLNALVNTSSGASWVSIHHGGGVGMGRSIHAGQVSVADGTQLAAQKLERVLTNDPGMGVIRHVDAGYDRAAEVADERGVRVPMRDAE
- a CDS encoding allantoate amidohydrolase is translated as MTASSLLEEISDVGRDPKRGGYSRHAFDAAETELRAWFVERAGRLGLGVETDRNGNIWAWWGTPGPDAVVTGSHLDSVPGGGAFDGPLGVASALDAVEILQAKGFRPAKPFAVVVFAEEEGGRFGVPCLGSRLLTGTIDADKARSLRDPDGVTFAEAAAKSGLDPERVGRDPERLGLIGRFLELHVEQGRGLIDLGSPVAVGNTVIAHGRWRFSFQGQGNHAGATLIGDRRDPMIPAAETVLAVRKLAKATADARATVGRLVPTPGGTNVIASTVDLWLDARVPGADTPELVAEIAKLAEDAAGQEGCRVEVSRESYSDDVIFDDALRRDLGTWLGGPPELPTGAGHDAAILAGFVPSGMLYVRNPTGISHSPEEFSEAEDVDHGARALADVLEKLST
- a CDS encoding formimidoylglutamate deiminase, which codes for MTTYWCERAWLPDGIADAVRIEIDGGEITSVTAKAPREGTVLNGLTLPGFANGHSHAFHRALRGRTHHDRGTFWTWRERMYSLASRLDPDSYYRLARGVYAEMVLAGYTSVGEFHYLHHAPGGKPYVEPNAMGEALRQAARDAGIRLTLLDTCYLAGGIGVEPDEVQQRFSDGTASKWAQRAGELREDETFRVGGAIHSVRAVPEDQLSEVDNGTPADRPLHIHLSEQRAENEQCMAAYHWTPTGLLWDNGVLSERLTAVHATHLTPGDIQWLGEAGSRACFCPTTERDLGDGIGPARTLLDAGVRLSLGSDSNAVVDAFEETRALELNERLASEKRGRFTAEELLAAATDHGAVGWDEVGALAPGAGADLVTVGLGSVRTAGIEPSGVVFAAAGADVRDVVVAGREIVRDGAHQLIDRPETVLAKEIEALWQS